ccccattcctatccctctctctttctttagggctcctctccctcttcccatGCCTGTCTTCCCTGTCTGTATCCCCCTTGCCTCTGCTTCTGTcatcttctctgcctctgtctttccttctaTCCCTGTCGTCTCTTCTTCCTCCGTGTCTGTCGTCCCTTTCCCTTcccctgtttctgtctctatctctatctctgtccctgtccctccctctgtctctgtcttgaTCTCTGTGGCTCTTcttatgtctgtctctctccctctctctctccttttcctctccactccCTGATGAAGGCGACCTCTGTCTGTATTGGCGTTTTGAGTGTGCAGAGCCTGCCGCAGGCTTGCTGAACCCAGACTTCTGCTCGTGCCCCTCCTCACTGTCGCTGCATGAACTTGGGATATTATCATGGGATGTAGATGAGGGAACAGGCGAacccctctctgtgtcttttgaAACCTTTGAGGTTTGAGTTCTGTGGAAGAAGAAACCGAGAGTTACAATTAATGGCTCagaatcgtttttttttttttttttaaatatgtatgtgCTTGTTGTGTTCATGGATGAGCGAGTACGGCCGAGCTATGACTGACTTGCTTGCTGAGCGATCTGGTATTGCCTCCTCTCCTACAGTCTGATTCAGCAGGTGCCGGTAGAAGCCGCTCaggtctttctgtttcttcacaTCCAAAGCAGCTAAGCAAAACACAAGCAATTCAAACAAATGAGTTACATTGTTTCACATACAGTGGCCTATTTTCCACAACATTTTTAAGTCCATCTCTTCAAGTCATGCTTTGTGTGCCCTAATGAAGGAGATACTTCTCAAAGCGCATTGgtacaataaaatgtattgaaggAATCTAGTGAACTTACCTTCCTGAACTTTTTCTGctttcaataaaatatttgaaaaaatagTTTTGTACAATATCAAGATTGCTTAGGGATTACAAAACGTTGCTTtgggaaattgtacaatttccccccggggatcaataaagtatttctgattctgatccagTTTAAGCTACATTCATATAAGGTTTGAAACATCTGGAGTTTAAAGTCTCACCATATAATTTACAACAAAATCTTGTCTGCCTGCAGCCTAGAAATAGTTGAAAAGTATCGGTCTAACcttccatctctgcctctctcttctctctctcctgctcctccttctgctcctgcAGTTTTTGCTTGTAAGCGGAGGTGACATAAGCCTCTTTATCGGCAAACTGCTCTCCTTCGGCCTCTCTTTCCTTCTGgatcttcctctcttcccttcgttcttgttctttctttcgGTCCTCCACTGCTTTCATTAACTGGTGGATATACTTTGGCTGGaataaagagacacagacaaaaatgaattaaattaatgtTCATGAGGATGCTCTAGCTCacactttgctttttcttcatcAGTAGGATGTTAGGATGTCAATTCAATATCAGCTgaacagcagctccacagcacATTGAGTCAGTGTCCAACATATTTTAGCAATCTTTCTAACCATTAGATTACGCTGAAGTCCAAGTGTTGACAAATACATCAAGTGTTAAAAATAAGTGAGAATACCCTTTTGTCAGCGCCTCGCAGAACTTTTTTGTTGCTCTCAAGTCTCTGGTTTTGAATGTCATCGTACACAGCATCGTAGTCATATACGGTGCTGTCCTCTTCAAGGGCCTTCTGCATCTCCAAACGTGTctttagacagagagagaaagacagacacagaccagagaaatgtaaatcacagaggaatgactgtgtttgtcaaaaaagttaaaacagtTTATAAAATTAAGTGGATCAAGTCACATAAAGTCTTTTAATTCTTCCTCTCACCTGCTTCATCATCTTCTTTTTGacagcttctctctgcagaCTCTCCCCAACTGAGGTCTGAggaacaaaacatattcaatatatttGGACAGAAGTCTGCTAAAATTCCAACTGATACCTGGA
The Enoplosus armatus isolate fEnoArm2 chromosome 13, fEnoArm2.hap1, whole genome shotgun sequence genome window above contains:
- the nsrp1 gene encoding nuclear speckle splicing regulatory protein 1; the encoded protein is MAVPTKQYGLILSQKKGVSKTAILQKPSVFGDDSDDETSVGESLQREAVKKKMMKQTRLEMQKALEEDSTVYDYDAVYDDIQNQRLESNKKVLRGADKRPKYIHQLMKAVEDRKKEQERREERKIQKEREAEGEQFADKEAYVTSAYKQKLQEQKEEQEREKREAEMEAALDVKKQKDLSGFYRHLLNQTVGEEAIPDRSASKTQTSKVSKDTERGSPVPSSTSHDNIPSSCSDSEEGHEQKSGFSKPAAGSAHSKRQYRQRSPSSGSGEEKERERERDRHKKSHRDQDRDRGRDRDRDRDRDRNRGRERDDRHGGRRDDRDRRKDRGREDDRSRGKGDTDREDRHGKRERSPKERERDRNGEREKRRNPDEDKRRDKDLEEEKERRKEKAVKREEKEKKEAVGEHRKEKEDEQRQEGEEKEEGEEKANKFAKRSTDHTVSSARDRYMARQIARSACKTYIEKEED